AAGGAAGACGATAAGCACTATATAAATATTAAAACGAAGCTGTTTGGTGATCTTATTGCGGGAAGCGGATGCGTTAGAGCTTTGGCGGATATGGGGACTGGGCATGCAGCGAATACTGCATTGTCCATTTTTGAGGAATTAGGATTGGAACCTCGTTCAATTCCCTTTGAATTGCCGATTGAACAGCATATTGAACAGCTTGAAACCTTCAAGCCTGACCTACTGTACACAATGCCTTCCATTCTTGATCATATCGTACATGCTGCTGAGAATCCGCGCGCTTTCGGAATCCGCAAGATTATTCTAGTTGGGGAAATCGCTTCACTAGGGTGGCAACGGAATATAGCCGGACTGTTCGGTCTTGAACCACGCGACATTATAGATACGTATGGCTCCATTGAAATGGGTACGATCGCTTATTATTCCCATGATTTTGACAGGTACATTTTTGCCGATGGAATTTTTGCGGAAGGGATCGGGGCACAGGAGATAGGCGAAGAACTAAGTCCACTAAGTAATGACGAAAGTGTTCTTGTTCTAACCTCAACGGTTCGCAAAATGCTGCCAGCTATTCGTTTTGTTACTTACGACGTTATAAGGGACTTTAGATCTGTGATGATAGATGGTGTGGAGAAGCAGAGCTTTAGTTCTATCGTGAAACGAGTAGGCCGGGAACTGAAGCACGGAGAGAAAATCAGCCTGTACGATATCGAGCAGGTTGTTTACCGTCATATAGAAGATGCGATTATCCGGGTCAAAGTAAGGCAAAATGCACTGACCGTTTATCTCAAAAGTAAATCTGCGGATAACACCATTGTCCCGAAAATCAAAGAGGAAATTAGAGAATGCATTCCGGAAATCGGCATGATGATTCGAAACCATCTGTTGGATGATATTGAGGTCATTATAGTAGGCAAAGACGAGCCGATGGACAGCGGAAAGGTTAAGAACAAAAAGCTATATTACCAGAAAGATAAAGATCGCATAGAGATGGACTTCACTGACGGTATTTTGTCGACTATCGGAAATACACCCTTAATCAAGCTGAAGAGCTTGTTCTATAAAAGTGAGTTTGACGTCTATGCAAAAATGGAGCTGATGAACCCGGGGGGGAGCGCCAAAGATCGTCCCGCCCTGCGGATGATCCATGAGGCATGGAAGGAAGGAACCATAGGTCCGGGAAGTATCATCATTGAATCGAGCTCTGGAAATATGGCAATCAGCTTGGCCATGATTTGCAAATATTTAGGAATGCGTTTTATCAGCGTTATTGATCCTAGAACCACAGAAACGAATCTGCAAATTCTGAAGGCGTTGGATGCCAAAATCGATTATGTCGCCAATCCCGATCCTGTAACAGGTGAGTTTCTTCCTGCTAGGCTGAACCGTGTACAGCAGTTATTGACGGAAATACCTGGCAGCTACTGGCCGAATCAGTATGCGAATGCAAATAATTATTTAGCCCATTACCATACGACAATGAAAGAAATCGTGACTGAACTTGAACGAGTGGATTATTTATTTTGCAGTGTTAGTACATGCGGCACCATTCGGGGCCTTGCGGAATACGTAAGAGATCACGGACTTCGGACTAAGATCGTGGCTGTGGATGCAGAGGGAAGCGCGATTTTTGGTGGAAATAAGAGTACACGACGCTTCCCGGGACTGGGTGCCGGCATCGTGCCACCCTTTTGCAGAACAGATCTAATCGATCGTATCGTACATGTCTCGGATTCCGATATCGTAAAAGGTTGCCGGATGTTGGCACAGGAAGAATCTATCCTGGCAGGCGCATCCTCCGGTGGAATCATTGCCGCCGTGAAGCAGATGGAGCCGGATTTGACCCCGGGAGCTGTCTGCGCTGTCATTCTGCATGATAAGGGAGAGCGCTACCTCGATACTGTATACTCAGACTCATGGATTCAGAGCCAGTTCGGCCGGGAGATTTGGACTGAAGTTAGCGATAACGCTGAGTTGTAACAACAAAGAATCTATTTCGCAAGGAGGCGACGGTATGCTGTACTTAAATGATCGAGATATACAATCAGTAGGTGTAGATTGGCCTGCTCTTGTGGAGTCGATAGAAACTGCTGTGGGTATCATCGATTCAGGCGATTATGTGCAGCCGGTAAAGCCGTACCTAAGGTATAAGAATCCACAAAACCGGATTATTGCAATGCCTGCTTACGTAGGGGGAGAGGTGAACACCGCAGGGATAAAGTGGATTTCTAGTTTCCCAGATAATATTCAGGCTGATCTTCCCCGCGCGCATAGCATCATTGTATTGAATGACCCAAGTACAGGTCAGCCTTCAGCCGTCTTGAACTCCCCGCTTCCCAGTATTATAAGGACTGCTTCCCTTAGCGGAGTAATGATCCGTTACTTTTTGCAGGCGCATTCTGTGGAACAGATTCATCTCGGGATTATCGGTTGGGGGCCAATAGGGCAGTATCATTGTCAAATGGTTACGGCTCTGTACGGAGATCGTATCGAGCGTATCCGAATTTTTGATATCAAGGGTGTTGATTTATCAGCGGTCACATCACTTTACAGAGATAGGATGGAAGTGGCAGAGACGTGGACAGACGTTTACCAGCATTCGAATATCTTTATTACTTGTACCGTATCAGAACATCGGTATATCAATCTTCCTCCTGAAAAAGGGAGTCTTCTGCTGAATGTTTCACTGCGTGATTATAAGCCTGAGGCGTTAGCTTTAGTAAAAGCCATAATCGTCGACGATTGGGATGAAGTGTGCCGCGAGAATACTGACATCGAACAGCTCCACCTGGAACAAGGACTGACCCGTGCCGACACCCGGATGATTACCGATGTCGTCTTACGCCACAGCCTGGCTGAATTCGGCGAAGATGAACCGATTCTCTTCTGCCCAATGGGGATGGCCGTCTTCGATATCGCTACAGCGGTGTACTATGTGAATAAAGCGAGAGAAAACGGGATTGGAACTGAGCTAGAGTGAGAGCAATTCTGTCCATATGACAGCGATAACCCGCTTATTGAGCGGGTTTTTCATTATGTTATGCACTAGCATATGGGTTTCATATGGATATGTTTGCAACGTGGATCGCGGTTTATTGTGACTGGTTGATCAAAGGTGCTTTGTTTATTTGACGGTATATCAGTGGGAAATGGACAAAATTCCAAGCGATACAATAAAAACAGCCCCGATGAAGAATACATCGGAGCTGTCTTGTGACTGGTGCAACTGATTAAAGGGTATAACCGAAGCCTAGTATAGTAAAACACTTCTCCTGATCTTCGGGCACCATTCTGATTTCTATCTGATGCTCACCGCTAGCTTCGTTTTGATATAGAATTACCGGATTGCAATGTGTCCAGTTGTTCACGTGAGGATCAGCAGTAACGGCAAGGCTGCCGTCTACGAAAATATCCGCCTTGCCGAATTCGCTGCTGCCGGAATCCTTATATACGAGGATGAGATTTCTACTCGTTATTGTCAGCTTGAAGCTTTGTTCCCCTGATGCCCTTGAATGCATCCAATTATGAGGGAATTCCGGAGTGCCGTGAGAGTCGGTATCCATTTCTACCCGCTGCAAATCGGTATCGATCCCCGAAAATCCGCCTACTTCGATCTTACCTGCGTCAATATAGTTTGTTCGATCCAGCAGGAGGGTTCCGGCAAAATCATTCCCGATGACCGGGCGTTGATCCAATAAGATCTCATCTTCATTCATTAGTGATTTATGGGTTTCGGTGAATAAATAAGCGAGACAATCAGCCATTACCCGGTGCCCCTCATTTGTCGGATGATAGATATCATAGAAAAATTGCCGTTTAGAGATGATGTTGCCTTCAGCTTTACTCAGGCGGAACTGCTCGGATACGGCATCCTTTACACTAACCATAGGAAGATTATAATGTCGGCCAATGGGGGAGAGCCGATCCTGCAGGTTCCAGTCATTCATAAACACACTGAACAGAAGGATTACGGCTGGCTGATGATCGGCGGAAAGTATTTTTAAGCATAGGCTTTCAAAACAATTGCCCTTCGTTTCATCTCCTTCATCGTTTACGGCAAATTCCACGACCACGATATCCGGTGTTACGGAACCGTCTCTAAGAATATCTCTTTCATAACGGATGACGCCAAGCTCGGAGGGTGTTCCGCCGACCCCAGCCTTCACAAAATGGATGTTCTCGCCACCATTTGTGCCGAATAAGTCTTTAAATCTTAAATACGATTGATAGGCATAACATTCTGTGTGTATCGGCTTAGCACCGGCTCCTTGAGTAATGGAACCTCCAATATAAGCGATCGTGACTTCCTCGCCCTTTATAGCTTTATTTATGGCAGTTTTTAATCTTTTATTATTGCCAGCGTGCAGCAAGGATTGTGTAATAATCTTTTGGTACTCATTCGATTCAAAAGCAACTGGTGGTTCAAGGATTAGCTCTGGAACAGAATAACCGTCATGCAAATAAAAAATAACACTCGCAATCGCCAGTTCGCCTGCGAGATTAAATTCAAAAGCAAATTTTCCGAGCACATCATCTTCTTCAGAACCCGGACAATCTGCTAATCTCAAAATAATCTCTGAACCGTCGGCTGGGCAAGGTACACGTAAATAACTGCCGGTTTCATATTTACTAGTTTTGCCCCAGTGCTGCAATAAAAAAGTGACTGGATCTTCCTGCGCGTTAGTCCTTCTTACGGATACACCGATACTGTGGACTAATTTGCGAAAGCCTGCACTGCTCCCCAGAAGCTCCAGAATTGCATCATCTGTGACGCCGCCTATAAATCTGGTCTTGTCGATCAGATAGCTACCTTCCAGATAAACTTCTTGAGACGGTTTGCCTTCAGCTCTTGCTGTTGCTTCAATTGCTGTTTCATACAGTACAAAAAAGCCGTTTCTACGATCAGCCGGGTCCTTTGGAGCCTTCGGACCTTCAATCTGTTCGCTTGCAATGAAATCGTTATTCTTTTCCATATGGATCATCCTCGCTTTGTAAGGTTCACTTATTATGGATGCGCTTGCAAATGAAATGATTGTGCTACAGGGAGATACCTGTTAACAGTAACACCAAATATCTAGATTGTTCAACCAATAAACAAAGTTTCGTTTAATAATTACAAAAACTTGCTAGTTTACACATGGAAGTTGAAATTGCTTACTTATATAATGTGCCTAGTCATACGAAAATAGGATGCTTAAGGGGAGAATAATCATGCCTACGCAGGAATTAAACCTTGTGAAGCAGGGCAAAGCTGCTAAGATTTACTTGGATCCCAAAGGGAAGGATTATGCCGGTTTGCGCCGCGTGGCTCAGTCTTTTGCAGCAGATGTTAAACAGGTAACGGAGGTAGAACCTGAGATATATACACAATTGCAGGAATTGGATGGAACCGTTATAATCGCTGGATCGATCGGCAGTAATGAGCTTATTGATCGTTTAATTGCGGAGGGAACAGTGGACGTGTCCGCCATTCAAGGGAAAAGGGAATGTTATAAAATTCAGGTAGTTGAAGAACCGACAGCAGGAGTGGACAAGGCGCTCGTCATTGTGGGGAGCGATAAACGCGGGACGATGTACGGGATCTATTCCATCTCTGAAAAAATTGGCGTTAGTCCGTGGGAATATTGGGCAGATGTTGTACCAGAGAAGAAAGCAACTTTGATCCTGTCCGATAACCAGCTACATATGATCTCCAAAGAACCTTCGGTTAAATACAGGGGGATTTTTTTGAATGACGACTGGCCGTCCTTGGGCTCTTGGGTAACTCAAAGATTTGGTGATTTTAATGAAGATTTCTATGACAAGGTGTTTGAACTAATTCTTCGATTAAAGGGGAATTATTTATGGCCAGCGATGTGGAGTGCCGAATTCAGCCTTAACGGTAAAAGCAATCCAATCGCCAACGCCCAGCATGCACAGGAATACGGCATTATAATGGGAACCTCCCATCATGAACCTTTATTTCGGGCAGGCAGTGAATGGCAGAAGGTATACAACCAATATGGAACAAGTAACCTATGGGATTTTGCCCGAAACAAACAGGCCATTACAGATTTCTGGGAAGATGGAATCAAACGGAATCGGGACTTTGACAATTTAATCACATTAGGGATGCGGGGAGAAAGTGATTCTGCGCTGGAGGGCTCCGACCAGGAGAATATTGACTTGCTGAAGGACATCATCCTTACGCAAAAAGACTTATTAAAGAAATATAATCTTGAGCACTCGCCCCAAATTCTAGCCGTATACAAGGAAGTGGAGAAGTATTGGTATGGCACTGCTGAGGTTAAAGGCTTAAAGGACTGGGAAGTCCTGAATGATGTTACGATCCTGCTGGCAGATGATAACTTTGGCAATCTCCGCAAAATCCCAACGGAACACGAACGCGATCGGAGTGCAGGGTGGGGGATGTATTATCATTTTGACTATCATGGTGGTCCGCATTCCTATGAATGGTTAAATACGATTCCGCTGGAAAAGGTATGGGAGCAAATGTGTATGGCATTCGACTATGGCATCCGTGATGTATGGATTGTGAACGTCGGGGATTTGAAGCCTATGGAATTGCCCATTTCTTACTTTATGGATTTGGCCTATGACTTTGAAGGTTGGGGTACCGGAGCGATTAATCGGACTGAGGAATATACCAAACGATGGGTAGAGCAGCAGTTCGGATATGCACTGGAACAAGAGACATGCCTGGGCATTGCGCAATTGCTGAGTGATTAT
This Paenibacillus sp. FSL R5-0345 DNA region includes the following protein-coding sequences:
- a CDS encoding glycosyl hydrolase 115 family protein; translation: MPTQELNLVKQGKAAKIYLDPKGKDYAGLRRVAQSFAADVKQVTEVEPEIYTQLQELDGTVIIAGSIGSNELIDRLIAEGTVDVSAIQGKRECYKIQVVEEPTAGVDKALVIVGSDKRGTMYGIYSISEKIGVSPWEYWADVVPEKKATLILSDNQLHMISKEPSVKYRGIFLNDDWPSLGSWVTQRFGDFNEDFYDKVFELILRLKGNYLWPAMWSAEFSLNGKSNPIANAQHAQEYGIIMGTSHHEPLFRAGSEWQKVYNQYGTSNLWDFARNKQAITDFWEDGIKRNRDFDNLITLGMRGESDSALEGSDQENIDLLKDIILTQKDLLKKYNLEHSPQILAVYKEVEKYWYGTAEVKGLKDWEVLNDVTILLADDNFGNLRKIPTEHERDRSAGWGMYYHFDYHGGPHSYEWLNTIPLEKVWEQMCMAFDYGIRDVWIVNVGDLKPMELPISYFMDLAYDFEGWGTGAINRTEEYTKRWVEQQFGYALEQETCLGIAQLLSDYTRMNGRRKPEIIYPSTFSPIHYNEAQTVLEQAIRMENAADQYLALIPESLKDAYYQLVYFPAAASANVLKMQIYAGLNELYTGRGSVLANTYATLTHEAINRDKHLEQFYNNEISEGKWQGMMSSPHVGYIHWNAEGWKYPEVSTLIPAKGSILIVDVEGTEQAYVAGTAKLPVFTNLQKENYCITISNGGEAGFEYQARSSVAWVKLEKTSGWIKAGESLQVSVDWEKVRETSKGEITISGAGGTVKVNVAVDWTDIQDMPAMTFIEAHNRLAIEAEHTSSRVAQSGVEWKTIANYGRSLSSVKMFPNAVSFEQPECAPYLEYRVLVQQAADYSLTAYIAPTNNLSQSSGLKYAIGFDAQTPVITDALPTDFAGGNHDNEPWCRAVMNNIHTVTTIHALTKGIHTLRFYGLDAGLVLQKLVLSAAELPYSYLGPEESFYTRGTH
- a CDS encoding SGNH/GDSL hydrolase family protein, producing MEKNNDFIASEQIEGPKAPKDPADRRNGFFVLYETAIEATARAEGKPSQEVYLEGSYLIDKTRFIGGVTDDAILELLGSSAGFRKLVHSIGVSVRRTNAQEDPVTFLLQHWGKTSKYETGSYLRVPCPADGSEIILRLADCPGSEEDDVLGKFAFEFNLAGELAIASVIFYLHDGYSVPELILEPPVAFESNEYQKIITQSLLHAGNNKRLKTAINKAIKGEEVTIAYIGGSITQGAGAKPIHTECYAYQSYLRFKDLFGTNGGENIHFVKAGVGGTPSELGVIRYERDILRDGSVTPDIVVVEFAVNDEGDETKGNCFESLCLKILSADHQPAVILLFSVFMNDWNLQDRLSPIGRHYNLPMVSVKDAVSEQFRLSKAEGNIISKRQFFYDIYHPTNEGHRVMADCLAYLFTETHKSLMNEDEILLDQRPVIGNDFAGTLLLDRTNYIDAGKIEVGGFSGIDTDLQRVEMDTDSHGTPEFPHNWMHSRASGEQSFKLTITSRNLILVYKDSGSSEFGKADIFVDGSLAVTADPHVNNWTHCNPVILYQNEASGEHQIEIRMVPEDQEKCFTILGFGYTL
- the sbnA gene encoding 2,3-diaminopropionate biosynthesis protein SbnA, which encodes MGEHRTVEHTERNLHIIIVGIHLWAAACGQQEAAIMLLDKEKLKDKLLEVIEVFPWYKELIGGERTNYSLEKLPLMTSTTLDTYYYNQPIDPSWIVYRTSGTSTGRRKAILYSKEDDKHYINIKTKLFGDLIAGSGCVRALADMGTGHAANTALSIFEELGLEPRSIPFELPIEQHIEQLETFKPDLLYTMPSILDHIVHAAENPRAFGIRKIILVGEIASLGWQRNIAGLFGLEPRDIIDTYGSIEMGTIAYYSHDFDRYIFADGIFAEGIGAQEIGEELSPLSNDESVLVLTSTVRKMLPAIRFVTYDVIRDFRSVMIDGVEKQSFSSIVKRVGRELKHGEKISLYDIEQVVYRHIEDAIIRVKVRQNALTVYLKSKSADNTIVPKIKEEIRECIPEIGMMIRNHLLDDIEVIIVGKDEPMDSGKVKNKKLYYQKDKDRIEMDFTDGILSTIGNTPLIKLKSLFYKSEFDVYAKMELMNPGGSAKDRPALRMIHEAWKEGTIGPGSIIIESSSGNMAISLAMICKYLGMRFISVIDPRTTETNLQILKALDAKIDYVANPDPVTGEFLPARLNRVQQLLTEIPGSYWPNQYANANNYLAHYHTTMKEIVTELERVDYLFCSVSTCGTIRGLAEYVRDHGLRTKIVAVDAEGSAIFGGNKSTRRFPGLGAGIVPPFCRTDLIDRIVHVSDSDIVKGCRMLAQEESILAGASSGGIIAAVKQMEPDLTPGAVCAVILHDKGERYLDTVYSDSWIQSQFGREIWTEVSDNAEL
- a CDS encoding ornithine cyclodeaminase, whose amino-acid sequence is MLYLNDRDIQSVGVDWPALVESIETAVGIIDSGDYVQPVKPYLRYKNPQNRIIAMPAYVGGEVNTAGIKWISSFPDNIQADLPRAHSIIVLNDPSTGQPSAVLNSPLPSIIRTASLSGVMIRYFLQAHSVEQIHLGIIGWGPIGQYHCQMVTALYGDRIERIRIFDIKGVDLSAVTSLYRDRMEVAETWTDVYQHSNIFITCTVSEHRYINLPPEKGSLLLNVSLRDYKPEALALVKAIIVDDWDEVCRENTDIEQLHLEQGLTRADTRMITDVVLRHSLAEFGEDEPILFCPMGMAVFDIATAVYYVNKARENGIGTELE